TGTTCTTATATCAAACTATGTGTTTATCACTATATCATTGATAATATGACAAAAGTGCAGATAATGCTGCACTTTTGTCTTCAACTTTCTGTCAAAAATTGCAATTCAAACGCTGAAGTTAGCGACAATTACGATTTTTTGGCTTCGGTTAATTACGCTTTCTCAGCTTCAGCAATCTTCACTTTCCACGTGTCAGGGCCGATCTGGTGTGCGTTCACGCCGTTAGAATCAACTGCTACCGTTACTGGCATATCTTCAACTTCAAACTCGTAAATCGCTTCCATACCGAGATCTTCAAACGCAACTACGCGTGCTTTTTTAATTGCTTTCGCGACTAAATAAGCTGCACCACCAACCGCCATTAGGTACACCGCTTTGTGTTCTTTGATTGATTCAACCGTTGCAGGACCACGTTCCGCTTTACCGATCATACCCATAATGCCAGTTTCGTTCAGCATCATGTCGGTGAACTTATCCATACGAGTAGACGTTGTTGGGCCAGCAGGACCTACCGCTTCATCACCTACAGCATCAACAGGACCCACGTAGTAAATGAACTTGCCTTTGAAATCAACGCCAGCAGGTAAGCCTTCGCCGCTTTCTAGCATGCCTTGAATACGTTTATGAGCAGCATCACGACCTGTTAAGATCTTGCCAGATAGAAGAACCGTTTCGCCGGTCTTCCACTCTTGTACGTCTTCTTTAGTCACTTCATCAAGGTTAACACGGCGTGTATTTGCGCCCGCTTCCCAAGTGATGTCTGGCCACTCTTCTAGCTTAGGTGGTGTTAGCTCTGCAGGGCCGCTACCGTCTAGTGTGAAGTGAACGTGACGCGTTGCTGCACAGTTCGGGATCAAACATACTGGTTTAGAGGCTGCATGCGTTGGCGCTGTTTTGATTTTGACGTCAACCACAGTCGTTAGACCGCCAAGACCTTGTGCACCAATACCCAGTTTGTTTACACGGTTGAAGATGTCTAAACGAAGCTCTTCTTCTGCGTTCTCTGGACCTTTCTCGATAAGCTCTTGGATATCGATGTGTTCCATCAGAGATTCTTTCGCTAGTACTGCTGCTTTCTCAGCTGTACCGCCGATGCCTATACCAAGCATACCCGGAGGACACCAGCCAGCGCCCATTGTTGGTAGCGTCTTCTCTACCCACTCTGCAATATCATCAGAAGGGTTCAGCATAACCATCTTGGTTTTGTTCTCAGAACCGCCGCCCTTTGCCGCGATTTGAATTTCAACTTTGTTGCCTGGAACCATATTAATGTGGACAACCGCTGGTGTGTTATCTTTTGTATTAATACGCTTACCTGCAGGGTCCATTAGGACAGATGCACGCAATGGGTTATCTGGGTTGTTGTAAGCTTGACGAACGCCTTCATCAACCATCTGTTGTACTGTTTGATCCGTTTCCCACCTAACATCCATACCGATGTTCACGAAACAAGTAACAATACCCGTATCCTGACAAATTGGACGATGGCCTTCCGCAGACATGCGCGAGTTAATAAGAATCTGAGCGATAGCATCTTTTGCTGCTTGGCTCTCTTCTTTCTCGTACGCTTTTTCTAGGGCTTGGACAAAGTCTAAAGGGTGATAATAAGAAATGTACTGAAGTGCGTCAGCGACACTGCTGATCACATCTTGCTTACGAATAACCGTCATTGCATGCCTCTTTATTGTTCTGGTTCCATGTGGGTTCACAGCTTGGCTATATATGCCAAATCGAATTAGGTGGTTTAGCTTTTTATTGTGTTGAGCTGTATTTAGTTGCTTTAGCAATCGCTTGCATAGCTTTAAACTAAACCACTTGGATTACTCCGTTCTAATCAAGAACCCATTTTATTTTCAATTTATGATACTCTTGCTTCCTCTCACACGCCATGCAGTGATCGAACTCTTTGTCACAAATTAAACAAATGAATAACAACGAATTTCGCTCTACCCAAATCAAGCCGCTTGAATATCAATCAACTTTAGCTAAACAGCTGTTTTCCCATATTGAAAACCTGCCGTGGGCTATGCTATTACGCTCCGCTTCAGAAAGCCACGTTGATAGTCGATACGATATTTTAGTTGCTCAACCCATCGCCACCTTCGAGACAATCGGTGCAGAAACAACCGTTAATGTTAATGAAACGTGCGAGGTTTCAGACTCTGATCCTTTCGAACTACTCGACCAATATCAGCAACAGTTATTACCTGCGACTAAAGAGCACGCTGAGTTGCCATTTGTTGGCGGCGCTTTAGGCTACTTTAGTTATGATTTAGGGCGCAGAGTAGAGACACTTCCTTCACTCGCAAAGCGTGATATTGAAGCACCTGACATGGCGGTTGGCTTGTATGAATGGGCAGTGATCGTTGACCACAAATTGAAAACGGCGTGTATTGTCGGCAGCAATATCGATGAACATCATGATTGGCTGATGCAGAAAATGGCTCAATCAAACGTAACACATGCGCCCTTTGGATTAACCGCGCCGTGGCAATCCAATATGAGTGAAGAGCGCTACGCGACCAAGTTCGATAGTGTTCAAGAGTACCTGTTATCCGGTGACTGCTATCAGATTAATTTGGCTCAGCGCTTCAATGCCCAATACCAAGGCAGTGAATGGCTGGCTTACGAAAAGCTTGAGCAGTACAACTCAGCGCCCTTTTCTGGCTTTATCCGTTTGGCCGACTGCGCAATCATCAGCGTTTCGCCAGAGCGTTTCTTAGAACTCAAAGACAATGTGATTGAAACCAAGCCAATCAAAGGCACACGACCTCGTTCTGACGACCACGTGATTGATGACGCTAACGCGCAGGACCTAGCAAGCGCCGATAAAGATCAGGCAGAGAACTTGATGATCGTCGATCTTCTTCGCAACGATATTGGCCGAGTGGCAAAACCGGGCACGGTTCATGTGCCAAAGCTGTTCGATATTGAGAGCTTCCCTGCTGTGCATCACTTGGTTAGCACGATACGAGCTGACCTTGATGACCAATATTCAGCGACTGACCTTCTGAGAGCTTGTTTTCCTGGCGGGTCAATTACCGGCGCACCAAAGGTTCGCGCTATGCAGATCATTGAGGAATTAGAGCCGCATCGACGTTCAGCGTATTGCGGCAGTATTGGTTACATCAGCCGAAATGGCAGAATGGACACAAGCATTACTATTCGTACTTTGGTGGCAGAGAACAATACGCTTTATGCTTGGGCTGGCGGTGGTGTGGTATTTGATAGTGATTGTGCTTCTGAATACCAAGAAACACTGGATAAGCTGAGTCGAATTCTACCGATACTTGAAGATTGCTAAGCATAGCGTCATTAATCGCCATTCCGCAGCTTTGCAACTAGCAAAAACTCGATATAACAAGAAACCGAAGGATCGCAAAATCACTTCGGTTTTTTTAGTTTCTAAATCAGGGGGTTCACAATTAATCACTCGTTATTAGCGTGGCTTAAACGACCTTCACAGCAGAAGCACCCCACTTCTTGAGCATTTCTTTAAGGTCGATAGCTGTATAAGGCTTACTAAGAATGTCGTCCATCCCACACTGAATACAACGTTCGCGCTCTTCTAGCGTCGTTCCGGCGGTGAGTGCCACAATAGATTTAACGTAACCCTTCTCTCTAAGCTTCTCTGTCGCTTCAAAACCGTCCATGACTGGCATTCTGCAATCCATAAACACTATGTCATATTCATTACCTGAAGCAAGCTCTAGCCCTTCGACTCCATTGCTGGCAATAGCAGGCTCTATCTTGTGCTTACGCAACATCTGTTGGATGATGATCTGGTTCATCTTAATATCATCAACCACCAGCACTTTTAATAAAGACAAGCCGACATCTGATTCAGTATCTTGCGACACTCGACTGTTTTCATCAGAAACATCGATTACCTGCAAAGGCAGCGCAATAGTAAAAGTCGTCCCACTTCCCACGATGCTGGTCACGCTAATATCACCATGCATCAATCCAACTAGCTTACGACAAATAGCCAGACCTAGCCCTGTGCCTTCATAATTTCGGCTACTTGAATTATCGGCCTGAGTAAAAGGTTCAAACAGTGTCTTATAAGCGGATTGAGCGATCCCGACTCCAGTGTCCTCAACGGAAAAGATAAATTGGTCTTTCAGCCATTTGATCTCAACATTCACATGACCTTGAGCCGTGAACTTGATTGCGTTTCCAATCAGGTTTACGAACAGTTGAGTAATACGCTCTAAGTCACCATAGAAGTGGCTCGGTACACCTTTGTATACGTTGACTTCAAACTGAAGCTGCTTTTCAAGCGCTCGATTGGTAAAAATACTATCAATAGTATTTCTCAGATCATGGAGCGCGAACTTCTTCGGTATTAACTCCAACATTCCCGCATTGATTTTACTGTAATCCAGTAGGTCATTAATGATGGTTCTGAGAAACTCTCCAGATTGGCTCAGGTTATTCACTATCTCACGCTGAGATCCACTTAATTCTGTATCACTGATCAGTTCAGCACTACCGAGTAAGCCATTAAGAGGGGTTCTTAATTCGTGATTAATCATCGCGACAAAATCACGGGTTGCCCTTTCGGACTCCTCTGCTCGTTTACGCGATTCAACATTTCGATTAATAGCAAGCTGATGAGTTAGTGCACTACAGATAAGATCAGTCACCAACACCAGTTGACTCTGTATAAATTCATAGTCTTGATCTAACAACCTGACCTTCACTATTAACGCACCGACTATCACCTTTTCTACCTCTAACGGCACGGTAAGTAGGCAGCCTTGCCAATGAGGCTCTTGAATATCTTGGTCTAGTACCTCGACAGTTTCATCGCCATAGTCGTAGGTTTTTAGCTGGGGAAGTAATTTTGGAGGCAAAATCAAGCGACTGCCTTCAATCAAATAACTGTTGGTCACATTCGTCGTCAACTGTGACAACATGACATCGTCTAGATCATTCATAAGAAATGTACGACCGAAATCAATCAACAGGTTATCAATCTGTTCTTGGAATTCAATCCGACGTAAATTTGCGTTGGAGCGCTTTTCTAACTGACGCAGCGCAAGCTCAAGTTGTTGGTTTGCCTCAAACAGTTCGAGACTTTTTTGTTCCAACAATGCTTCGGCCGCTTTGCGTGCAGCAATTTGACGTTTAAGCTTTTTCTCTAGGGCTGATGCCAGATCCATATCACTTTTCTACTTTGAGATTAAACCTAACCACGCTTTGGTCATCATTTTGTGGCGTCATTTCTACCACAATAGATTCACCATGGTATTCAGCACACCCTTCGATAAGCCCTAAACAAACGTGAGACATACACCTTGCGCTTTTGTAGTCAAAAACAAGTTGTGCTTCGGTCGTAGTAATAAAACTGAATTCAGGTGGCTCAGCATCCGGATAGAGCTTCTTCACTTCAACGTGAATGTAGCGC
This region of Vibrio sp. BS-M-Sm-2 genomic DNA includes:
- a CDS encoding fumarate hydratase, with the translated sequence MTVIRKQDVISSVADALQYISYYHPLDFVQALEKAYEKEESQAAKDAIAQILINSRMSAEGHRPICQDTGIVTCFVNIGMDVRWETDQTVQQMVDEGVRQAYNNPDNPLRASVLMDPAGKRINTKDNTPAVVHINMVPGNKVEIQIAAKGGGSENKTKMVMLNPSDDIAEWVEKTLPTMGAGWCPPGMLGIGIGGTAEKAAVLAKESLMEHIDIQELIEKGPENAEEELRLDIFNRVNKLGIGAQGLGGLTTVVDVKIKTAPTHAASKPVCLIPNCAATRHVHFTLDGSGPAELTPPKLEEWPDITWEAGANTRRVNLDEVTKEDVQEWKTGETVLLSGKILTGRDAAHKRIQGMLESGEGLPAGVDFKGKFIYYVGPVDAVGDEAVGPAGPTTSTRMDKFTDMMLNETGIMGMIGKAERGPATVESIKEHKAVYLMAVGGAAYLVAKAIKKARVVAFEDLGMEAIYEFEVEDMPVTVAVDSNGVNAHQIGPDTWKVKIAEAEKA
- the pabB gene encoding aminodeoxychorismate synthase component I, with translation MNNNEFRSTQIKPLEYQSTLAKQLFSHIENLPWAMLLRSASESHVDSRYDILVAQPIATFETIGAETTVNVNETCEVSDSDPFELLDQYQQQLLPATKEHAELPFVGGALGYFSYDLGRRVETLPSLAKRDIEAPDMAVGLYEWAVIVDHKLKTACIVGSNIDEHHDWLMQKMAQSNVTHAPFGLTAPWQSNMSEERYATKFDSVQEYLLSGDCYQINLAQRFNAQYQGSEWLAYEKLEQYNSAPFSGFIRLADCAIISVSPERFLELKDNVIETKPIKGTRPRSDDHVIDDANAQDLASADKDQAENLMIVDLLRNDIGRVAKPGTVHVPKLFDIESFPAVHHLVSTIRADLDDQYSATDLLRACFPGGSITGAPKVRAMQIIEELEPHRRSAYCGSIGYISRNGRMDTSITIRTLVAENNTLYAWAGGGVVFDSDCASEYQETLDKLSRILPILEDC
- a CDS encoding ATP-binding protein, with the protein product MDLASALEKKLKRQIAARKAAEALLEQKSLELFEANQQLELALRQLEKRSNANLRRIEFQEQIDNLLIDFGRTFLMNDLDDVMLSQLTTNVTNSYLIEGSRLILPPKLLPQLKTYDYGDETVEVLDQDIQEPHWQGCLLTVPLEVEKVIVGALIVKVRLLDQDYEFIQSQLVLVTDLICSALTHQLAINRNVESRKRAEESERATRDFVAMINHELRTPLNGLLGSAELISDTELSGSQREIVNNLSQSGEFLRTIINDLLDYSKINAGMLELIPKKFALHDLRNTIDSIFTNRALEKQLQFEVNVYKGVPSHFYGDLERITQLFVNLIGNAIKFTAQGHVNVEIKWLKDQFIFSVEDTGVGIAQSAYKTLFEPFTQADNSSSRNYEGTGLGLAICRKLVGLMHGDISVTSIVGSGTTFTIALPLQVIDVSDENSRVSQDTESDVGLSLLKVLVVDDIKMNQIIIQQMLRKHKIEPAIASNGVEGLELASGNEYDIVFMDCRMPVMDGFEATEKLREKGYVKSIVALTAGTTLEERERCIQCGMDDILSKPYTAIDLKEMLKKWGASAVKVV